GCGCGATGTCCTTCTGCGAATAGATGGAAAGGGTATTACGCACACGATCGGCATCGCAAGAACAGCCGAATTCGACACGCTGCGGATCGAAGACTCGCGGGTCTTCCTCGTGGAACAGCCGGAACAGCAGGTCGGTCGGAGCCAGAGACGGTCCGATCAGCTCCATATCCTCGACGGTCGACAACAGATGATTGGCGCGGTTCCAATCCTCTGATTCCGCGCCCTGCAGAATATCTGCCGCCGCGATCAGATTGTTTTCCCCGCTGGCCCCCTCATCGCGTATCGGCTGAGCAGGCAATGTCTGCAGCATAATCCCGCCCGCACGCCACGAACTGTCCTGACCGCGCAGCGTCGACTGCCCGTAGGACAGCGAAAAACTGGTCGGCAATTGCTCGGATTGCGCGAAATAGGTTTCCGCACAGGCGGACAGCGATCCGCCTGCCAGCGGCGTGATGCCCTGATACGGGCTGGTCCCCGAACCCTGGTCGATCAGAATCGCGAAATACCC
This sequence is a window from Paracoccus aerodenitrificans. Protein-coding genes within it:
- a CDS encoding Hsp33 family molecular chaperone HslO; this encodes MTSINQIAWDDTVLPFQLDRSSIRGRVVRLDGVLDHILSRHNYPEPVAAAVAELSLLTAMIGQTIKLRWKLSLQVRGNGAIRTIAADYYAPETEGGPARMRAWASFDEERLTAEPYFDQIGEGYFAILIDQGSGTSPYQGITPLAGGSLSACAETYFAQSEQLPTSFSLSYGQSTLRGQDSSWRAGGIMLQTLPAQPIRDEGASGENNLIAAADILQGAESEDWNRANHLLSTVEDMELIGPSLAPTDLLFRLFHEEDPRVFDPQRVEFGCSCDADRVRNTLSIYSQKDIAHMTTEQGVVTADCQFCGAHYEFDPNSLGFEATVDAEGNPLPQDEAAE